In Mycobacterium sp. JS623, one genomic interval encodes:
- a CDS encoding phosphosulfolactate synthase, whose protein sequence is MWDSPCFLDLPARQSKPRKTGITHVLDTGVPTATLEAVLAETGHLIDILKIGWGTAYIDPGIKSRVALCHTHGVISCLGGTLLELCEAQGRIEELRLWANDIGIDAVEISNGMQRISPDRKASLVAQFAEEFTVLAETGAKDSRVPVIPDQWISEMLADLDAGAAYVIAEGRESGTVGLYHTDGSVRTDLLDSIAELNTGRVIFESPRKAQQSQLVRRFGADVNIGNVAISDILALETLRLGLRADTAPQFDILRHR, encoded by the coding sequence GTGTGGGACAGCCCCTGCTTTCTCGATTTGCCTGCGCGGCAGAGCAAACCGCGCAAGACGGGCATCACGCATGTCCTGGACACCGGTGTGCCGACCGCAACGTTAGAAGCCGTGTTGGCCGAAACCGGCCACCTCATCGACATCCTGAAGATCGGCTGGGGCACCGCCTACATCGACCCAGGAATCAAATCCCGCGTCGCGCTGTGTCATACCCATGGGGTCATCAGTTGCCTTGGAGGAACCTTGCTCGAGCTCTGCGAAGCGCAGGGCAGAATTGAAGAGCTTCGCTTGTGGGCCAACGATATTGGCATCGACGCGGTCGAGATCTCCAACGGCATGCAGAGGATCAGTCCCGACCGAAAGGCCTCTCTGGTGGCGCAGTTCGCCGAAGAGTTCACCGTGCTCGCAGAGACCGGAGCTAAGGACAGCCGGGTACCGGTGATCCCAGACCAGTGGATCTCAGAGATGCTCGCCGACCTGGACGCTGGTGCCGCATACGTCATCGCCGAGGGAAGGGAGTCGGGAACGGTCGGGCTCTACCACACCGACGGCTCAGTCAGAACAGACCTCCTCGATTCAATCGCGGAGCTAAACACCGGCCGGGTGATATTCGAATCCCCACGCAAGGCGCAACAGAGCCAGCTGGTGCGGCGATTCGGCGCCGATGTGAACATCGGCAACGTCGCCATCAGCGACATCCTGGCGTTGGAGACGCTGCGCCTGGGTTTACGCGCGGATACCGCGCCACAATTCGACATATTGCGCCACCGATGA
- a CDS encoding DUF7714 family protein has translation MIDPPVSNDTTRPYRGLSVQEVDIELTESGISRYLMGREVYRRTSYLVLQNNGLAALVAVRQESTVPLFSPVIELRVLALPERVAFVDSPGTDVGNATALAQAAAAHRRAGILAYVVRGCYEHINFIWDPHPIPVHVIEVVPPWPPKLFAMAQQAIAFDEDLPPIELVLDVVDISDIAQQNPAPNYLLPCRGAGTEVDGGVSYLDTRPADRLDWLMIGCERSLEFHRHFYGNEPRRIDICPRRRARGPAELTLAKCCLIERGLELEPKVAVVPWGSNLDEVRSALRYLTAVTDVRAPQLGRRDEHQPV, from the coding sequence ATGATCGATCCGCCCGTCTCCAACGACACCACGCGCCCCTACCGGGGGTTGTCGGTGCAAGAAGTCGACATCGAACTGACGGAATCAGGCATATCCCGCTACCTGATGGGGCGAGAGGTCTACCGGCGGACGTCGTATCTGGTGCTTCAAAACAATGGCCTGGCGGCGCTCGTCGCTGTGCGGCAGGAATCGACGGTGCCGTTGTTCTCACCGGTGATTGAACTTCGCGTGTTGGCACTGCCTGAGCGCGTCGCGTTCGTCGACTCGCCCGGCACCGATGTCGGCAACGCCACGGCGCTGGCCCAGGCGGCCGCCGCGCACCGCCGTGCGGGCATTCTCGCCTACGTTGTGCGCGGGTGCTACGAACACATCAACTTCATTTGGGATCCCCACCCGATACCAGTCCACGTTATCGAAGTGGTGCCACCATGGCCGCCGAAGCTCTTCGCGATGGCTCAGCAGGCGATCGCCTTCGATGAGGATCTCCCGCCCATCGAATTGGTGCTCGATGTCGTCGACATCTCCGACATTGCACAACAGAACCCCGCACCGAACTACCTGCTGCCATGTCGAGGAGCCGGCACCGAGGTCGACGGGGGCGTCTCCTACCTCGATACCAGACCAGCAGACCGGTTGGACTGGTTGATGATCGGATGCGAACGATCGCTGGAATTCCACCGCCACTTCTATGGCAATGAACCGCGCCGCATTGACATCTGTCCCCGCCGCCGGGCACGTGGACCGGCCGAGCTGACACTCGCGAAATGCTGCCTGATCGAACGAGGGCTGGAGTTAGAACCAAAGGTGGCCGTGGTGCCCTGGGGGTCGAATCTAGACGAAGTCCGCAGTGCGCTGCGGTATCTGACTGCTGTCACCGACGTGCGTGCCCCTCAGCTCGGGAGGCGGGATGAGCACCAGCCTGTTTGA